GCGGTCAAGGTGACGGGGCGCTGCGGAGAGATCGAGGGGAAGGACTTCGAGCGCCTGCGCGAGCACGGTTTCACGGACTCGGACATCTGGGACATCGGCGCCGTCGCGGCCTTCTTCAACATGTCCAACCGCATGGCCAGCCTGGCCGGCATGCGCCCGAACCGCGAGTTCTACGCCATGGGCCGCGGCCAGTAAGCGCGGCATCCGCGCCGCGGTCCGCCCGGGCCGGCGCTCTGTCTTCGGATCGCCGCGAGAACGCCCTACCGCGCCGGCCTGGCCCAGATGCCGCGGTCGTGCATCAGGCGGATCTGCCGCTTGATGACCTTCTCGCGGTACTCCTTGTGCTTCATGGGCGCGCGTTTGAGGTAGAGGTTCTTCGGGTAGATCGGCTTCTCGTAGAGGAGCTGGTAGAGCTCCGTTCGCAGGTCCTTCATCCAGTTGTCCCACTGCGCGCGCGCACGGTGGTCGCGGAGCGCCTCGATGTCCACCACGCCGCCCACGTAGGTGGAGCCCGCGCCGTAGTCCTGCCGGCCGACGATCTGGCCCTTGTAGTTGATGACGAAGGAGCGCCCGCCGAAGGTGTCGATGGGCGTCGTCTCCTCCGGGAAGAGGTAGTAGGTGCCCATGTTGGGCGCCACGACGTACATGTTGTTGTCCAGCGCCCGTGCCCGGCTCTGGATCTCGAAGATCTCGTTGCCCGTGGCCGGGTGCGGGTAAGAAGCGCGGTAGACCACCTCGGCGCCGTTGAGCGCCAGCGCCCGGGCGTTCTCGGGGTAGGACCCCTCGTTGGCCATCATGATGCCGAGCCGCCCGATCTCGGTGTCCACCACCGGCCAGAAGGCCTGCAGGGTTCGCCCGTACTTCTCGACCCACCAGTCGTAGACGTCGTGGGGGCAGACGGAGTGCTCCACCGGGAAGAGCGGCGAGACCTTGTAGTGCTGCAGGATCACCTTCCCGCGCGGGTTGATGATGAAGCCCACGTTGAAGAAGCGGTCCTTGAGGTCCGGGTGGCGCGCCTTGGCCTGGGCCATGACGAAGGCCCCGTACTCCTTCGCGATCGCGCCGAGGGCCTCCGTCTCCTCGCCGGGGATGTCGATGGCCCCCTCCCGCGCGAAGGTCGCGTGGTCGAGATCGAGCACCTCGTCGTTGAAGCCCTGGAGCGCCCCCTCCGGGAAGGCGATGAGCCGCACGGGCAGGTCGAGGCTCGACAGCCAGGAGGCCGCCTTCACCAGGTGCGCGAGGTGCTCCAGGTTGATCCTGATGTCCTTCCGCTTGCGGATCCCGCGCACGGTGGGGATGAGGCCGACGGCGGTGTACGGCTTGATCATCGGGTGTCTCCTTGCTGTTTGTGCACCTCTTCCATGATCATGGTGTTGAGGTCGTCCACGAGCTTCGCGCGATCGGCGGTGCGGTCGTTGCGGATCAGCTCCCGGATCCGGGAGGGCCGCGCCGAGAGCATGATGAGCGTGGTGCCGACGGCCGCCGCCTCCTCGATGGAGTGGGTGACGAAGACGATGGTGCGCGCCGTCTCGGCCCAGATGCGCCGGACTTCCTCCTGCATGATCCGCCGGTTCTGGGCGTCCAGGGCCCCGAAGGGCTCGTCCATCAGGAGCACGTCGGGCTCGATGGCCAGCGCGCGGGCAATGGCGGCCCGCTGCCGCATGCCCCCGCTCACCCGCCCGGGGTAGTACTCCTCGAACCCCCGGAGCCCCGCGACGCGGAGATGCTGCATCGCCCGGAGGTGGCGCTCCTCCCGGGGCAGGCCCAGCGGCTTCAGCACGAGGGCCACGTTGTCCCGGAGCGTGAGCCAGGGCAGGAGCCGGTCCTCCTGGAAGACGATGCCGACCTTGCGCTCGTGGCGCTGGTCGGCCACGACCGGCTGGCCGTCGAGACACACGGTGCCGCGCGTGGCCGGCTCGATCCCGCCCAGGATGCGTAGCAGCGTCGTCTTGCCGCAGCCGTTCGGCCCGAGGAGGCACACGAACTCCCCCGCCTCCACGCTGAAGGACACGTCCTGGATGACCGGGATCAGGTAGTCCTTCCCGATCCCGCTCGCGCTGAGCTTCACCGCCATCGCTGCAGCCGGCGGCTCGCCGCGTCGAAGACGAGCTTGTCGGTCACGAGCATGACGAGGATCATCACGAGCGCCCAGACGAACACCATCTGGGTGGCGAGGATCTCCCGGCTGTAGTTCATGATGTAGCCGATGCCGGACGTCACGCCGAAGATCTCGGCCACCACGGACACCTTGAGCGCGAGCCCGAAGCCCACCTTCATCCCGGCCACCAGGTAGGGCAGCGTCGAGGGGATCACGATGGACGTGAACTTCTCCCGGCTGCCGAGCCGGTAGACGTCGCCCATCTCGAGGAGCCGCCGGTCCACGCTCGCCACGCCCTCCACCAGGTTCGAGGCCACCACGGGGAGCGTGATCATGAAGGTCGTGAAGATCGGCGCCCAGTGGCTGAGTCCGAACCAGATGAGCGAGATGACGATCCAGACGAACACCGACGTCGAGTTGAGGACGGCGAGAAGATCGTGCACCACCCCGCGGGCCAGCCGGGACACGAAGGCCGCCAGCGCCAGGCACACCGCCACCAGCACGGCGCCGCCGAAGCCCACCAGGATCCGGGAGAGGGAGGCGGCGGTGTGCGTCCAGATCTCGCCGCTCCTGAGGATCTCGACGAAGCCGGACACCACCGCGCGCGGGGCCGGCAGGACATAGGCGCCGTAGCGCCACGAGAGCAGCGACCAGACGACGAGGACGGCGGCCGCCACGCCGACGGTCGGCAGGTGGAGCCGGCCGGCCCACTCGCGCCCGCTCACGCGCCCCGGACCCGGTCAGGCCCGGTGAAAGAATTCCCGACGGATCCGGTCCGGGTTGTCCCAGATGTCGGACTTCAGGAAGCCGAACTCCTTGTTGAGCTTGAGCTGCACGATCAGCGTCTCGATCTGCTCCTCGGGCAGCCCCGAGAGCATGCGCACCGTCTCCCGGTGGGCGACGGCGATGACGTCCCTGGGCAGCCGGGTCACCTCCCCCACGATCTCCATGGCGCGCGCGGGTTTCTTGTACCAGATGTCCACGGCGTCCCGCTGCGCGTCGTTCAGGTCCTTCGGGAACGACGGGTGCTTCTGGATGAACTCCGTGCTCGCCAGGTAGCAGACGTGCACCGGGAAGCCGGAGGGCCGACCCGTCGCCTTCCGCCAGAGGTCGATCTGCTTGGCGAGGTACACACCCTCTCCGCGGAACACGACCTGGTCGGTGATGGGCTGCCAGGCGATGATGGCATCCACGTCCTTCTTGCCGAGCATGGTCACCATGTCGGGCGGGGAGGTGGCGGTGACGAGCTGGGTCTCCTTCTGGAGGTCGAGCCCGTACCCCTTGAGCGTGAGCGCGCGGATATCGAAGAACGTCGAGGTCCCGACGATGGCCGCCACCTTCTTGCCCCGCAGATCCTCGACCTTCGTGAGCCCGGCGTCCTTGCGCGCCACGATGGCGCCGAGCACCGCCGTCGCGACCCCCGTGACCTTGAGCGGCACGCCGTCCTCGAAGGCCTTGGCCGCCAGCGCGAAGCTCATGTCGATGGCGTCCACGTTCCTGGCGGCGAGCTGGTTCAGGAGGGGCCCCGGCGCGCCCGCCACGATCGAGTACTCTGCGGTCCAGCCGTAGCGGCCGAGGAGATCCTCCTTGTGGATGATCTCCGTGGCCGCCCAGCCGAGCTGGAGGTAGGCGAGCCGGACCTTCCCCTTGGCCTGGGCGCGGAGGACCGCCGGCGCCCCCAGCACGACCGCCCCTGCCGCGGCGGCGCCTCCCGTGACGAACTCCCTGCGTCGGATCATCGCGTTCCTCCTCCGCTGTGAGCCGGCGCCCTGGCGCCGGGGACTACCCTCGGATCTGCGGCAGGTCCCGCAGCGCTGCCTCCACCTTCTCGGACGGGTACTCGTAGTCCTGGAGCTTGCCGGCGAGATAGGCCTCGTAGGCACCGAGATCGAAGGCGCCGTGGCCGGAGAGGTTGAACAGGATGGTCTGGCCCCGGCCGGCCTCCTTGCAGCGAAGGGCCTCGTCGATGACCACGCGGATGGCGTGCGCCGACTCGGGCGCGGGGATGATGCCCTCGCTCCTCGCGAACTGGATGGCCGCCTGGAAGGTGGCGAGCTGCGGCACGGCCACCGCCTCGATGTACTTCTCGTCATAGAGCTTGCAGACCAGGGGCGCCATCCCATGGTAGCGCAGGCCCCCGGCGTGGAGCGGCGCGGGGATGAAGGTGTGGCCGAGCGTGTGCATCTTCACCAGCGGCGTCATGCCCACCGTGTCGCCGAAGTCGTAGACGTACTTGCCCTTGGTGAGGCTGGGGCAGGCCGTGGGCTCCACGGCGACGATGCGCGTCTTCTTGCCCGAGGTCAGCTTGTCGGCCACGAACGGGAAGGCCAGCCCGGCGAAGTTGGGGCCGCCGCCCGCGCAGGCGATGACGTTCTCGGCCTCGTCCTCCGCCTTCTCGAGCTGCTTCTTGGCCTCGAGCCCGATGATGGTCTGGTGGGTGAGCACGTGGTTGAGCACGCTGCCCAGCGAGTACTTGGTGTCCTCGCGCGTCGCCGCGTCTTCCACGGCCTCGCTGATGGCGATCCCGAGGCTGCCGGGGGAGTTCGGATCCTGCTCCAGCATCTTCTTGCCGGCCTGGGTGTCCGGGCTCGGGCTCGGCACCACCTGGGCGCCCCAGGTCTCCATCATCACGCGGCGATAGGGCTTCTGCTGATAGGACACCTTGACCATGTAGACCTTGCACTGCAGCCCGAAGAACTGGCAGGCCATGGCCAGGGCCGAGCCCCACTGTCCCGCGCCCGTCTCGGTGGCGATGCGCGTGACGCCTTCCTTCTTGTTGTAGTACGCCTGGGCGACGGCGGTGTTGGGCTTGTGGCTGCCCGCCGGGCTCACCCCCTCGTACTTGTAGTAGATGCGCGCCGGCGTCCCGAGGGCCTTCTCGAGCCGCCGCGCGCGGTAGAGGGGGCTCGGCCGCCACAGCCGGAGGATGTCCCGCACCTCGTCGGGGATCTCGATCCAGCGCTCCTGGCTGACCTCCTGCTTGATCAGCTCCATGGGGAAGAGCGGTGCCAGGTCCTGGGGGCCAATGGGCTGCCCGGTGCCGGGATGCATCACCGGCGCGGGCGGCGTCTTGAGGTCCGCCGCGATGTTGTACCACCGCGTCGGCATCTCGCTCTCGGTGAGCACGTACTTCGTGGTCGCGTCATCCGCGTGCTTGGCCATCGCCGCCTCCTCCTGGGTACGACGTGCGGGTGGGACTGAGGGGAAAGTGTGCAAGACAGTACAGCGGGTGGGTCGGCCCTGTCAACGGCTCTGGGGGTGCTTCCGTCGAAGGTAGACCCCCTGACCGCTCCCGGCGGGCGGCCCAGGCGTCAGGGGGACGAGGAGATGGCCATGATCTACACCGTCACGGGGCCCTGGAAGGCCCGCGGTAAACACAAGGGAAGACGGCGGCTGCGGCTGCCGTCTTCCCTGCGTCAGGCCTGCCGACAGATCAGCGCTGCTTGCGCCGGCGGGCGGCCGCCAGGCCGGCCAGACCAAGGCCGAGCAGGACGAGGGAGGCGGGTGCGGGAACGCCCGTGGGCGGGGGTGGGGGCGGCTCGGCCAGGCCGAGCACGCCCACCGTCAAGCCATGCCAGAATTCACTGGTGTGAGTGAAGGAGATGGACGAGAAAGCACCGGGCAGTCGAATGACGCCATGCACCTCGCCTGCCCCCGTGAAGCCGGTGCTCCCGGCGTTCAGGAGCGGCGTGCCACAGCCAAAGAACCCGCACCCGAAGCTCAGGATCTCGATCGGCACCCCGAAATCGACCACGTTGCCGTTCCAGCTCACCAGCGCCAGGAGTGGGTCCTCGACCGGCTCCGAGAACGTGATGGTCGCGAGGCCCCCGGAACCCAACGCAATGATGTCGGAGGCGGGAGGCGCATTGTCCACCGTCGAGCTGATGTACGGGGCCCCCGGGCTCCAGAAGTTGGTGCCGCCGCTCGTCTGGGCGAAGAAATACGACCCGCTGAAGGCCACGTCGACCGTGCTCGATCCGACCGTCAGGCTACCCAGGACTCCCGGGGCCCCGGCTGTCTCGGTCGTCCAGTCGGTCCAGAAGGCCGGGACCGCCATGGCACCAGACGCGGATGTCATGACCAGCACCAGCACTACGAGAGTTCGGAGAAGGACGCTCATGTCGATGCCCCCTTGGCCTCGGATGTGAGTGCTGAGAAACGGCCTCGCCTGGGTTCCTGCGCGTAGCGTGCCAAGACCGCAACTAGCTGAAATACAGGCCGTCGCCTTCGGGCATATGGGACCGGGAGCGACAAGCGTAAGCTACGCCGACAGTTCTCTAGCTCACCTTGCCCAGTCACCCTGGGACTGCCGGCTCGCCCCTGGCCCAGCGGGGAAGGCGGATTCTGGTCAGGCCGGGGGCCGCGAGTGGAGGGCGAGGCCGACAGCAGCCGCCAGGTCTACGGCCTGCAAGCAATCGCGCTCGCCCCAGAAACCCCTGGGGTCGAGGAGCACGGCCTCCATCCCCACCCCGCGCGCGCCCAGCACGTCCACCGAGTAGAGGTCGCCGACGTAGACCGCCTCCTCGGGGGCGACCCGGGCCTCCGCCAGCCCGATGCGGAAGATCCGGGCATCGGGCTTCTCCACCCCTACCACCGCGGAGTCGACGATGAGGTCGAGATGGGCGGCCAGCCCGGTGGCCTCGAGAATGGAGCGCACGGAGCCGTTCGAGTTGGAGATGACCCCGGCCACGAGCCCCGCTGCCTTTACGCGCCGGAGCGCCGACTCCGCCCCCGGATCGGCGACGTTCCAGAGCCCCACGGGCAGGTTGTAGCCGCGCCGCCAGCGCGCAAGCGCCTCGATCTCCCCCTCGTCGGTGATCCCGAGATGCTCCAGGATGTATCGGAGGTAGCGGCCCTGCGTGGTCCCGCTCTCGGTGGAGTCGCTCGCAACCGTGGCGGCATCGGGCCGGGCCCGCGGTCCCAGGTGCCTGTCGAGCCTGACGCGGGCCCGCAGCTCCGCCTCCTCCACGGCGGCGCCCGTCACCGGCCGCCCGCGCGCCAGGAGCTCCGCGGCGATGACACTGTAGTTCATGCGCAGCAGCGTGTTGCCCGCGTCGAAGATGACGGCGCGAAGCGGCCGGGAGCGTCGGAGCGACGGTGAGGGGGCCATGGGCTTTCGCGCCCCTCATTATAATGGAGCGCCATGACCGCCCTCGGCGCCGGCCTGCGCTGGCTCAACCTGCTCGCGGGCATCTGCCTGGTGGGGATCTTCACCGCCTCGCTGCTCGCGGGGCCACGGCTGTCCCCCACCGCCCGCGGCTGGGAGGAGGGCCTCGGGCGCTGGGCGCGCCGGCTCGCCGCCCTCGCGCTCCTCTCCGGGCTGGGGCTTCTCGCGCATCAGTCGGCTCACCTCGCCGGACGGCCCGCGGCTGCCCTCGAGGTCGGGACGTGGCTCGGCGTCCTGCTCGAGACACGCTGGGGCACCGTGTGGCTCCTCCGCCACGTGCTGCTCCTCCTGCTCGCGGCCCTCCTGCTCCTGCGCGAGCGCGAGGCATCCCGCGCCGACTGGGCGGCCCTCCGGGTCGAGTCGTGGATGCTCGGCGTCGCGGCGCTGGCCGCGCTGGGCTGGGCAGGGCATGCCGCTGCGGTGGAGCCCGGCGCCCTCCCCGCCGCGCTGGTGGACATGGCCCATCTCATCGCCACAGGCATCTGGCTCGGCACGCTGCTGCCCCTGAGCCTCTTCTGCCGCGCCGCCTCGCGAGAGGCGGGAGCCGACAGCCGCCCCTGCGCGGTGCTCGCCGTCCGCCGCTTCTCCGGCCTCGCGCTGGCGGCAATCCTCCTGCTCCTCGCGACGGGCGCCGGCAACATGTGGAGCCAGGTGGGCGGCGTGCCCGCCCTCGTCGGGACCTCCTACGGCCGCCTGCTCCTGCTCAAGCTCGCCCTCGTGCTCGCCATCCTCGTCGTCGCGCGCCGCAGCCGCGGGCTCCTGCCGTCGCTGTCTGGGGAGGCGGCCCGGGTGGGCCGCCCTGCCATGGCGCACCTCGGCCATCTCGTCGGCACAGAGTGGACGCTGGGCGTGCTGGTCCTCGTGATCGCCAGCACGCTGGTCGCCACCCCGCCGGCGAGGCACGAGAATCCGTCGTGGCCCCTGTCGTTCCGCCTCTCGTACGACGCCGCCCTGGGCCCGACCGGCCCCCGGACACGCGTGCTCGTCGGCAGCCAGGTGGCCGTGGTGGGCCTGCTGGCGCTCGTCGTGGGCGCGCTGATCGGCAGACGCCGGGGCCTCGTGCTCGGCTCGGGGGCGGCGGCGACTGCGGCAGGGCTCATACTCGCGCTGCCCCCCATGACCGTGGACGCCTATCCGACCACGTACCGGCGTCCCGCCGTGGCCTACCACGCGGGCTCGGTGGTGAAAGGCATGGCGCTCTACGGCAAGCACTGCGCGGAGTGCCACGGTGCTGTGGGGCAAGGCGACGGTGCCCGCGGGTCGGGGCTGGCGAAGCGACCCGCCGACCTCACCGGTCCTCACACGGCCGCGCACACGGCCGGCGACATCTTCTGGTGGCTCACCCACGGCATCCCGCTGGGCGGCATGCCGGGCTTCGCCGCAAAGCTGGGCGAGGAGGAGCGCTGGGATCTCGTCAACTTCCTGCGCTGCCTCGCGTCGTCGGCGCAGGCGCGAGGCCTCGGCACGGCCGTGGAGCCAGAGCGCCCCCGGGTCGTCGCCCCCGACTTCGCCTATGCCGCCGGCCCGGAGGCCGAGCGGAGCCTGAAGGAGTTCCGCGGGCAGCGGGCCGTATTGCTCATCCTCTTCAGCCTTCCCGGCTCCCGCGACCGGCTCGTCGCCCTGGCGAGATACCACGAGACGCTCCGGGCGCTGGGCGGCGAGATCCTCGCCGTCCCGCTGGACGGCGGCGCCGGGATCCTCACCCGCCTCGGCGGGCGCCCCCCGATCCTGCTCCCCGTGGTCACCGGGGGAAGCGAGGAGATCACGGCGGCCTACGGCCTCTTCCGTCGTACCCTGGCTCCCGATGGCCTCCGACCCGACCTGCCCGTGCCGGAGCACATGGAGATCCTGATCGACCGTCAGGGCTATGTGCGCGCCCGCTGGATCCCGGGGCGCGCCGCGCCCGGATGGGCGGATCCCGCGGCCCTCTTCGTCGAGCTGCAGCGCCTCGGCCGCGAGAGGCCGGGCCCGCTGCCGGCCGAGCATGTCCACTGAGGCCTCGGGGCCATGAGGCTGTGGCGGGTGGTCCTCCTCTTGAACCTGGCGCTGGCTGCCGGGCTCCTTCTCGGCTATCTCGCCTGGGGCCGTCAGATCGGGCCTCTCGAGGAAGAGCTGGCGCTCGCCCGGCAACGCTTCGCCCCTGCGGGCGTCGAGCAAGTCTTCACCGGCCAGGGCGTGGTGCGCGCGCTGATCACGGAGCTCCACGTGGTCGTCCTCAGCCACGAGGACATCCCCGGCTTCATGCCCGCCATGACCATGGGCTTTCAGGCTCAGGACCCGGAACTGCTCGCCGCGGCGCAGGTCGGCGACCTGGTGCGGTTCACGCTGAGAGGCGTCCCGCCGAGGTTGGCGATCACAAGGCTGGAGAAGCAGGGACAGATGTGACCGCAAGCCGTCCCGGCAGCGCGGCTGCCCGTTCGACTTCGCTCCACGGCGCGCCGGATCGGGTATCCTTACCAGCCCGAGCATGAGCCGACCAAGAAGAAAGAAGGCATGACATCCATCGACACCGCGCGCTGGCGGACGGTGTGTTTGGCGAGCCTCGCCGCCTTCGCCGCGCTGGCGCTGGTCGCCCTCGCGGCCGGGGTCCCGCCCGGCGACGCGATGATCCGTCAGGGGCTCCTCGACGGCCGGAGCCCGCACGCGCTCGAGGCCGCCCGGTGGGTGAACCATGGCGGGACCTACCGTGTGCTCATCCCGGCGGCCCTGCTGCTATTCGCCCTGTCCCCGGTCGCCAGACGACACTGGTGGCTGTGGGGCGCTGTCCTGGCCGGCTCGGGGGCCGCCGAGACCGCCGCCAAGCTCCTCGTGGGCCGGCCGCGGCCCACCGGGGGGTCCTTCGGCTTTCCCAGCGGCCACGCCATCGCCGCCGCGGCCTTCGCCGTCATCCTCATCTACGTGGTGAGCCGCGAGCGATGGAGCCGGGGGCGGCGCGTGGCCCTGGGGGCCCTGGGCCTCATCCTGGCTCTCGGCGTGGGCTGGGCCCGCGTGATGCTCGACGCCCACTGGCCCACCGACGTCCTGGGAGGCTGGGCGCTCGGCACGGCCTGCGCCGCGGCTGCGGCGTGGTGGGAGAGCGCGCGTCTCGCCGCGCTCGGAGGCGAACCGTGAGTCGGCGCTGGCGCCGGGGACGGCGGATGGCGCTGGCGCTCCTGGCTCTCGGCGTGGCCGGCTGCTCTGAGCCGCCCACGCCGCCGTCGAAGCCGCTGGTCGTGGCGACCTTCTATCCCCTCTACGAGTTCTCGCGCCAGGTGACTGGCGACCGCGCCGAGGTCGTCTCGCTCGTCCCGCCCGGGGTGGAGCCCCACGACTGGGAGCCCACCCCCCAGGAGGTGGCGCGGGTCGGTCGCGCCGGCCTCCTCGTCTACAACGGCGCGGGAATCGAGCCCTGGGTGGACAAGCTCCTCGCGGACGCGGCGGCGAGGCCCGCGACGGTCAACGCCACCGAGGGGCTGCCACTCCTGACCGGGGCCGGCGGCGGCCCTCCCGATCCCCACGTCTGGCTCGATCCGGTCCTCGCCCAGGCAATGGTCGAGCGGATCATGGAGGCGCTGAAGCGAGCCGATCCAGCGGGAGCCGGGGAGTACGCCGAGCGCGCCCGCGCGTTCCAGTCGAGACTGGCTCGCCTCCACGAGGCCTACGAGACGGGCCTCGCCCGCTGCGCGCGCCGGGACATCGTCGTCTCCCACGCGGCCTTCGGCTACCTGGGGGCGCGCTACCGGCTGTCGGTGGTGCCGGTCATGGGGCTCGCGCCCGAGTCGGAGCCGAGCCCGGCCCAGCTCGCCGCCATCGTCCGCTTCGCGCGCCAGCGGAAAGTGAAGTACATTTTCTTCGAGACGCTGGTGAGCCCGCGGCTGGCGGAGACGCTGGCCCGCGAGGTCGGGGCCCGGACGCTCGTCCTGAACCCCGTCGAGGGACTCACGCCGGAGCAGGCGAGCGCGGGCCAGGGGTACGTGGCGCTGATGGAGGAGAACCTGAAGAACCTGCGTGTGGCGCTGGAGTGCCCGTGAGGCCCTTCGTCGAGCTGGAGGGCGTGGACTTCACCTACGGAGAGGTGCGCGTGCTCGAGGGCATCCACCTCGCCGTGGAGGCGGGAGATTTCCTCGGCATCATCGGGCCCAACGGCTCCGGCAAGACGACGCTCCTCCGCATCGTGCTCGGGCTGCTGGTGCCCTCGGCCGGCCGGGTGCGCCTCTTCGGCCATGCCCCCGAGAGCTTCCGCCAGTGGGGGCGCGTGGGCTATGTCCCGCAAAGGGCCACGCTCGACGCCGGGCTGCCGGCCACGGTGCAGGAGGTCGTGGCGAGCGGGCTCGTGGCGGCGCTGGGGCTCCTCGGACGGGCGGGCGCCGCCGAGCGCCGTCGGGTCGGCGAGGTGCTCGGCCAGGTGGGCATGGACACGCTGGCCGCGGCGCGCATCGGAACGCTTTCTCCCGGGCAGCAGCAGCGGGTGCTCATCGCCCGGGCCCTAGTCTCCAGGCCCGAGCTCCTGATCCTCGACGAGCCCACGGGCGGCGTGGACCCGGAGGCCCAGACCAGCTTCTACGCGCTCCTCCACCACCTCCACCGTGAGCGCGAGGTCACCCTGATCCTCGTGAGCCACGACATCGGCGTGGTGGCGAAGGAGGTCACCAAGCTCGCCTGTCTCAACCGGCGCCTGATCTTCCACGGCCGGCCCGCGGACTTCCTCAGCGACGCGGCGCTGGCCGCGCCCTACGGGCCCGCGGTGCGTGTCGTCTCCCACCACCACTGACGGCATGGCGCTCCCCGAGTTCCTCCAGTACGGCTTCATGCACCGCGCCTTCGTGGCCGGCGCCATGACGGCCATCATCTGCCCGTCCATCGGCGTCTTCCTGATTCCGCGCCGGCTCTCGCTCATCGCCGACACCCTGGCCCACGTGGCGCTCGCCGGGGTGGCGCTCGGGCTCTTCGTGGGGATCTCACCCGTCCTCGGCGCGCTCGTGGTGACCGTGGCCGGGGCGGTGGGCATGGAGCGGCTGCGCGCGCGCGGCGCCCTCCAGGGAGACGCCGCGCTGGCCGTGTTCCTCTCGGGCGGCTTCGCCCTGGCGGTGGTGCTCATCAGCCTGGCGCGCGGCTTCAACGCCGATCTCTTCGCCATCCTGTTCGGGAGCATCCTCACGGTGAGCCCGACGGATGTCTGGCTCATCGTGGGCCTGGGCGCGGTGGTCGGCACGGCCATCGGCCTCTTCTACCGCCAGCTCTTCGCCATCACGCTCAACGAGGATCTCGCCCGCACCAGCGGCGTGCCGGTAGCCGCCCTCAACCTGATGCTCACGCTGCTCACCGCGCTCACCACGGTGGTGGCCATGCGCATGGTGGGGGTGCTCCTCGTCAGCGCGATGATCGTCATCCCCACCCTCACGGGCTTCTCGCTGGGCC
The Candidatus Rokuibacteriota bacterium genome window above contains:
- a CDS encoding zinc ABC transporter substrate-binding protein, yielding MALALLALGVAGCSEPPTPPSKPLVVATFYPLYEFSRQVTGDRAEVVSLVPPGVEPHDWEPTPQEVARVGRAGLLVYNGAGIEPWVDKLLADAAARPATVNATEGLPLLTGAGGGPPDPHVWLDPVLAQAMVERIMEALKRADPAGAGEYAERARAFQSRLARLHEAYETGLARCARRDIVVSHAAFGYLGARYRLSVVPVMGLAPESEPSPAQLAAIVRFARQRKVKYIFFETLVSPRLAETLAREVGARTLVLNPVEGLTPEQASAGQGYVALMEENLKNLRVALECP
- a CDS encoding metal ABC transporter permease, which codes for MALPEFLQYGFMHRAFVAGAMTAIICPSIGVFLIPRRLSLIADTLAHVALAGVALGLFVGISPVLGALVVTVAGAVGMERLRARGALQGDAALAVFLSGGFALAVVLISLARGFNADLFAILFGSILTVSPTDVWLIVGLGAVVGTAIGLFYRQLFAITLNEDLARTSGVPVAALNLMLTLLTALTTVVAMRMVGVLLVSAMIVIPTLTGFSLGRSFRQALAIAIGMALVSVTGGLIAAYYLRLAAGGAIVLTALLMFAAASVAGRVGLRRRP
- a CDS encoding metal ABC transporter ATP-binding protein; this translates as MRPFVELEGVDFTYGEVRVLEGIHLAVEAGDFLGIIGPNGSGKTTLLRIVLGLLVPSAGRVRLFGHAPESFRQWGRVGYVPQRATLDAGLPATVQEVVASGLVAALGLLGRAGAAERRRVGEVLGQVGMDTLAAARIGTLSPGQQQRVLIARALVSRPELLILDEPTGGVDPEAQTSFYALLHHLHREREVTLILVSHDIGVVAKEVTKLACLNRRLIFHGRPADFLSDAALAAPYGPAVRVVSHHH
- a CDS encoding copper-binding protein — protein: MRLWRVVLLLNLALAAGLLLGYLAWGRQIGPLEEELALARQRFAPAGVEQVFTGQGVVRALITELHVVVLSHEDIPGFMPAMTMGFQAQDPELLAAAQVGDLVRFTLRGVPPRLAITRLEKQGQM
- a CDS encoding phosphatase PAP2 family protein, which gives rise to MTSIDTARWRTVCLASLAAFAALALVALAAGVPPGDAMIRQGLLDGRSPHALEAARWVNHGGTYRVLIPAALLLFALSPVARRHWWLWGAVLAGSGAAETAAKLLVGRPRPTGGSFGFPSGHAIAAAAFAVILIYVVSRERWSRGRRVALGALGLILALGVGWARVMLDAHWPTDVLGGWALGTACAAAAAWWESARLAALGGEP